One Ogataea parapolymorpha DL-1 chromosome VI, whole genome shotgun sequence DNA window includes the following coding sequences:
- a CDS encoding putative membrane protein — protein sequence MSNVAYDPYMQSTDVDAPKKSAVPKFVSHVVVSTVIVAGAMILIFLMYKLLTKGAATWIFARSKGDSNLYSCEQMQHIDTELNQMDPTMPSRPQLVYQKV from the coding sequence GACCCGTACATGCAAAGTACCGATGTTGATGCGCCCAAAAAATCCGCAGTACCCAAATTTGTTTCGCATGTTGTCGTGAGCACGGTGATCGTGGCTGGTGCTATGATCCTAATATTTCTGATGTACAAGCTTTTGACTAAAGGAGCTGCCACTTGGATTTTCGCAAGATCCAAGGGTGACAGTAACCTTTACAGCTGTGAGCAGATGCAACATATTGACACAGAACTCAATCAAATGGATCCCACAATGCCCTCCAGACCGCAATTGGTATACCAGAAAGTGTAG